GGTATGGTAGTAGACCGCTTCCTCCCCGGCAGCCTTCCGCGCGGCCTCGACGCTTATGCGGGCTGGCTCCGGGGCATCGACCCAGCGAGCAAACGCCGGCATCCATTGGGCGACGGCAATGGGGTCGTCGTCGACCACGTTGTACACGCCTGGCTCGGCCGTCAGCGAAGCGACCGTTGCCGCGATGGCGTCATCGATATGGACGAACGACCAGACCGCATTGCCGTCGCCGATGATCGACATTTCATTTTTTCGCGCCTGCTCCGCAATGGCGCCGTCGGGCCGGTACCAGGTGCCGGGGCCATAGAAGAAGCCATAGCGCAGGACCACGCCTTCCAGCGAGGCCGCGCCCATGACGGCGTTCTCGTACGCGGCCATCGTCCGCGCGCTGTCGCCGACCTCGCCGGGCGCGTCACAACGAAGCGCGGCCGCTTCGTCGGCGAGCTGTCCCGGCAGGGCGGCGAGGTAAAAGCCCCGCGACTGCACGATATAGCGCTGCACGCCCAGCGCCTCGGCGGCGGCCAGCAGATTGCCGCCGCCCTCCCGGTGAAGGCGCGTATCGTCGGGCATTGATTTGATGATGTCGGCCGGATTCGCGGGAAGCCACGTAAGCTGGTCGATCACGACATCGGGCGAGGCTTCCCGGATCGCGTCCCGGACCGCTTGCGGGTCAAAGGCATCGGCAAAGGAGACCCTGGCCCCGAGCTCGCGCAGCCTGTCCGCACCTTTGCCGGCGCGAGTCATCCCGGTAACGTCATGGCCCAGCGCGCGCAGTACGCGCACCAGCGGCAAGCCGATTGCGCCAGTGGCGCCGGCGACAAAGATCTTCATGGACATTCTCCTTGAAACTGCACAGCCAGACGGTGCAGCGACGAGTCGACGACACAGCGAAGCGGGGTGACGCTCCGCCCGGACTCCGTGCGGATATTGTGCTGGTCCACTGTGCGCCAGGAAAGCACCAAGAACCCGGGGAAACGCTGTACCACCTATCCCGATTGCCCACTTGCCGGTGCACTAGGAGAACTTGCGGATCAGTTGCTGCAAGCGGTCGCAGGCAGCGGGAACCTGGTGTTCGATCGCCGTCGCGACACCAAGCAGCAGGCCGGACCGTTGCGTGGACGCAGAGCAGAACCAGGCCGATAACGGTGCGGGTGCCAGCCCGTAGGCATAGGCTTCCCGGGCGATCCTCTGGTCGTCGGCGCCGTCCGGCAGTCTTACCACTACGGCGAGGCCTGCCGCATAGGCCTGGAAGCCCCTGGCATCAAGCGCGGCCAGGAGCGCATCGCTGCGGGCTGCGTAAATGCGCTTCATGCGGCGCAGGTGGCGCAGATAGTGGCCATCGCGCATAAACTCGGCGGTCGCCATCTGCACCGCCGGCCCTGGCGCGGAAGCGAGGCAGGCGACGACTTCTTCGAAGCGCGACACCAGGCCAGGCGGCACGACCACGAAGCCGAGCCGCAGCGTCGGGCTGAGCGTCTTGCTGAACGACCCGATATGGATGACCCGCCCGGCCCGATCCTGCGATGCCAGTGCGGGAGCCGCCCGGCGCCTGAGCTGAAGTTCGCCAAGGTAGTCGTCCTCGATGATCCATGCATCCGCGCGGCTGGCCCACTCGAGCAGTTGCACGCGGCGACCGAGTGACAGGGTCGGGCCCAGTGGCGCCTGCTGACCCGCAGTGACCAGCGCCACCGCGGCATCCGGTGCATGCGCCTCGCCGTAGCCGACGTCGATGCCGTCTTCATCGACCGGGATGGGAACGATCGTGAGCCGGGACAGTGCCATGGCTCTGCGACTGGGAAGAAAACCCGGGTTCTCGACCCAGGCTTGCCGGCCCTCGGCCTGGATCACCCGCAGCGTGACACCGAGCGCGCCGGTAAAGCCCGCGGTGATGAAGACCTGTGAAGGCTGGCATTCAATTCCCCGGGACAATGCCAGGTGCGCCGCGATCTCTCTGCGGAGTTCATGCTCGCCGCGCGGATCCGGGTAGGTCGCCGGTGCCTCCACCTCGTCACGTGCCGCCCGCGATCGCAGCCGTGCGAACAAGGGGGCAGGGAAGCAGTCCGATGCCGGCACGCCCATCTGGAACACCGCGGGACCCGGCAGGAAATGCTGGTACAGCGCCGAGCGCAGATCGGTCTCGACCGAACGCGCCTGTTCCGCGCGGGGCCGTGCCGCAGCGGCATGGTCGGAAACCCGGGTGCCGCCGGCCCGCGATGAGATCACCAGTTGCGCATCGGACAGCCGCTCGTAGGCGGTCCTGACAGTGCCTCGCGCCACGCCAAGCTGGGCAGCGAGGTCGATCCACGACGGCAACCTGGCGCCTGGAACCAGTACGCCACTCTCGATCGCACCGGTGATACCGAGCCGTATCTGTTCCGCCAGTGAGGTTCTGGACGCACGGTCCAGCTTCAGGTCGAGGATGCTGGTCATCGCCTCTGGTGCATTCAAAAATCGTGTTTTTGGTTCTTTTTTGTGAACCAGGTGAGGTGCATGATTCTAGCCTCCAAGGAGCCAAACATGAAACTGCAACGCATACTTCTATCCCTGCTGGCGGCAACGGGCATCGCCTTTAGCAGTGTCGCAGCGGCGCACGGCGCCGGCGACACGGTGAAGCCCAATTTCTCGAAGGAGATCCCCAATATCCCGGGCAAGTCGCTCGTCGCCGTCGAGGTGTTCTATCCGCCCGGTGGTGCATCGCTGCCGCATACCCATGCCAGGTCGTCGTTTATCTATGCCTACGTCGTTTCGGGCAGCATCGCCAGCAAGGTGAACGACGAGCCGGAACGTGTCTACAAGGCTGGGGAGAGTTTCTTCGAGAATCCGGGCTCCCGCCATCCGGTGAGCCGCAATGCGAGCAAGACCCGGCCGGCAAAGCTGCTGGCCGTGTTCGTGGTCGATACGGCCGACCAGGAACTGACCATCAACGACAACTAAGAGTGTGAAATGAGACTGGACTACACCAAGGTATCGGCGGGCGGCGTCAAGGCATTTGGCGGCGTATACGGTTATGTCATGCAATCAGGACTGGAAGACGTGCTGGTCGAACTGGTCTATCTGCGCGTAAGCCAGATCAATGGCTGCGCGTATTGCCTCGACATGCATACCCGCGACCTGATCAAGAAGGGCGTCACGCCAGCAAAGCTTGCGCTGGTGCAGGCCTGGCAGGAGGCGGGGCCCTTGTTCAGCGAGCGCGAGCAGGCGGCGCTGGCGTGGACGGAATCCGTCACCCGCGTCGCCGACACCCATGTGCCCGACGAAGACTTCCAACGGGCCGCGGCGGTGTTCAGCGAAAAGGAACTCGCCGACCTGACCATGGCCATCGGGCTGATGAATGCCTATAATCGGCTCGCCATCAGCTTCCGCCGTGCTCCCGAGTCCGCCCTCGCTGCTGCAGCCTGAAGCGGCTGGGTCCCGAACACCGGGCGGAGCTCGATGCCATCGCGGGAGCCACCAACGTGCAATCGACATCCCCAGATCACGTGCCGGGCCATGACGCGCAAGAGCGCGCAGGGCAGGCGTCGGGCGACGCCGCCCAGCGCCTGTCCTGGGACGACCTGCGGATCATCAAGACCCTCAGCGAAAGCGGCAGCCGTGCGGTCGCCGCCAGCAAGCTGGGCATCAACGTCTCCACGGTGTCGCGCCGGGTGGCGCTGGCCGAAGCGGCACTCGGGGTCACGCTGTTCGACCGGCGGCGTGCCGGCTACCGGCTCACGGCCGAGGGATTGGAGTTGCGCGCGCTGTGCGAGCGCGTCGAGCTCGACGTCGTCAGTGTCGCCAGGCGTGTCTCGCGCGGCCTGCACGGTCCGCTGGGGACGTTGCGGATCACGACCAGCGACTCCCTGTTGCTGTACTTCCTCACGCCAATCATCGCGGACTTCAAGGCGCGCAACGCCGCGGTGGCGGTCGAGGTACTGGTCGGCAACGGCGCCCTGAACCTTGCCCGCGACGAATCCGATATTGCATTCAGGGCGACCCGACGCCCGTCGGAAAGCCTGGTCGGGCGCAAGCTCGCGACCATCGCGTGGGCGCCTTACGGCTGCGCGACGCAGTTCGGCCGCAAGGTGCCCGCGGCCGATGGCCTCTACGATCGCGCGTGGGTGTCCTATGCAGGCCAATTGTCCGGTCTCAAGGCATCTCAGTACGTCGAGCGCCGGGTCGCCTCCGGCAGTATTTCATACCGTTCCGACTCGGTCGCAGCGGTCAGCGCGGCCATCGCAGCCGGGCTCGGCCTGGGCTTTCTGCCGTGCATGCTGGGAGACATCATGCCCGGGCTGGTGCGCGTCGGTCCCGTCGTGCCCGAATTGCGGGATGAACTCTGGCTGCTCACCCATCCGGATATCCGAAGATCCCGGCGCGTTCAGGCATTCATGAGCTTCTGCGCAGCCGCTGTCGCCGAACGCAAGGCATTGATCGAAGGCCGGGAGCCTGTCGGCGGCGCGTAGACCGAGGCCCGGCCGCCGCGGTCAGGCTGCCGCCGCCGGCCTCAGCACCGCCTTGCAGGCGATCTCGATCAATTGCGGTGCCATGGCCAGCCTGGAAACGCCGATCAGATTGCTTGCGCATTGCGGCCGTTCGGTACCGTAGGCCTCCTTGCGCACCGTGCCGGCGGCAGCGAATGCCGCATCCACGTCCAGCACATACAGGGTTTCCTCCACCACGTTGTCGAGTGTGGCGCCGAAGCGCGCAAGAATGGCCGACAGGTTTTCGTAGGTGACCCGCATCTGGGCTTCCATCATGGAAAAATCGCGCGGCCGGCCGCCTGCATCGAGGGCTGCCGGTGCCACCAGGTTGCCGCTGCTGTCGTGGCTGAGCTGCCCGGAAACATAGATATCGTTGCCGACCAGCACCGCCTGCGCATAGCCGTATGCCTCTTCCCACGGGACACCCCAGTAGGTCGCTTTCTTTTCGATGGAACGCGCATTGCCAACCATGATCTGCTCCTTGGGCGAAGGACCGCCAGGGAGAGACGATCCAGCACCCAGACTAGCATTGCGGGGCAATCCGAAGCGGGGAATTTGTGCATTTTCAACGCGCAAAAATGCCATCGGATTTGCTGCGCCGGATATCCGGCTGGCGAAGGAGAGTGATCCAGATATGGGATGAGGTGTCTGATTTTTGTGGTCTACCGCCCGTATGCGGAACGGTCTAACGTTCACACCACGCATCAGGCGCTATTCCATCCATCCTTCTGGAGCAATCAATGACCACCATCTGGGATCCGGTCCGCGTAGGGCGCATGACCCTGAAGCACCGACTGGCGATGTCTCCGCTTACGCGCAGTCGCGCGCTAGCCGATGGCACGCCGGGACCGCTGGCTGCCGAATACTATGCACAACGGGCCTCGCTTGGACTGCTGATTACCGAAGGCACGCAGCCATCGGAGGACGGGCAGGGGTTTCCGAATTCCCCTGGCATCCATACCGAGGCGCATGTCGCCGGCTGGCGCAAGGTGGCCGAGGCCGTGCACGCCAAAGGCGGTCACCTGTTCATCCAGCTTATGCATGCGGGCCGCACGTCGCACCCGGCCAATACACCACACGGCCGGCAAGCCGTTGCGCCATCGGCAATCGCGCCGAACGTCGAGCTCTACACGCCCTCGGGCATGCTGCCGGTTCCGGTGCCGCGTGCCTTGACGCAAGTGGAGCTGCTGGCCACCGTTTCGGACTTTCGACGTGCTGCCGCCATGGCGGTGGAAGCGGGGGCCGACGGCGTGGAAATCCACGGCGCCAACGGCTACCTGATCCAGCAGTTCCTCGCTCCCAACGCCAACACGCGCATGGACAACTATGGCGGTTCGATCCCGAACCGGATCCGGTTTGCGATGGAAGTCGCGGCCGCGGTATCGGCCGAGATCGGTGCCGATCGCACCGCCATCCGACTGTCGCCCGGATCGCGCCTGGGCGGCATCGACGAGGGCGAGCATTACGGCGACGTGTATCGCCATCTGGTTGGCGAACTGGCGAAGCTCGACCTTGCCTACCTGCATCTCGCGCACGGCGGCGACGAGTCATTGCTGAAGGACATTCGCGCCATCTGGCGCGGAATACTGCTTGTCAATCGAATCAACCGGCCGATCGATGCCGTCGGCAAGGATATTGAAGCGGGACTGGCGGATATGGCCCCGATTGGCCGATGGGCGCTCGCCAATCCTGACGCCGTGGACCGGCTTCGCGCCGGCGAACCGATGAACGAGGCCGACCAGGGGACGTTCTACGGCGGCGGGGCCGAGGGTTACACCGACTATCCCAGGCTGACCACGTCGAACGTTGCGGCCAGGGTCGCCTGATCGCGGGCGATTCGGTTGCCGAGAGGGCGGAGACCCGTCCGTTCCGGATCCGTCGCCGCGACGGATTGACGGAATCATTCCGCCGCAAACAGCTTGCGTTCAGGAAACGCGTTGCTCAGATAGTCGACGAAGGCGTTGACTTTTGAACTCGAGAGCCGTCGGGATGAATGCAATACCCACAGCTCAATGGGGCGGTCCGGGACAGGACCCCATATGTTCAATGCTGCCTTGTCTACGCACGGCAAGCTGAGCAACGAGCGCGGCAGCAGGCCGACACCGGCGCCAGCCAGCACCGCATCGCGGACCGGAATAAGCGACGACATGCGCAGGCGTTCCCGCGGATTGAGCGTGATCTGGCGGCCTTCATGCGTGAAGTTCCAATGCCCGCTGTCGAAGCCACTGGCGAGCACCACGGCCGGCACGTCGAAGACATCGCCGTCCTGACCTTCCGGAACGGGCATGGAGGCGGGCGCGACCACCAGCATCTCGTCACGCGCAAAGCAGCGCCCCACCAGCATTTCGTTGGGCCGGGGATTCACCCGAATGGCGACGTCGTAGTTCTCCTCGACCAACTCGACATTGCGGTCCTCGGCGTTGATCTCCAGCACCACATCGTGGTAGGCCCTGGCGAAGCCAGCAGCAAGCTTGCCGATCAGGGTATGGGAAAACAGCACGGGCGCGCTGATGCGCAGGCGTCCTCTGGGGGGCGACAAGCCTGTTGCGACAAGGTCCCCGGCTTCCAGGATCTCCGCCACGAGCGGATGCGTGCGTTCGTATAGCGCGCGGCCTGCCTCGGTGAGTCTGAGCGAGCGGGTGCCGCGCTCGAACAGCCGTACACCGAGGCTGTCCTCCAGATCCATCACGCGCCGGGACAGCGTCGCCTTGGGGCGGCCGCTGTATCGGCTGGCCTTGCCGAAGCCTCCTTGCGCGGCAACGAGATTGAAGTCAGCCAGGGCCGCCAGATCCACGGTAGGTTCAATGTTGAGCTTGTTGCCAAATCTTACCTTCGTTGTCCAGCAAATGAAAACGTTGTGCGGGTGCTTCAATGTCGGTGGGATCCGGACGCCGATGCCGGCGCCGATCCCGATCCCTTTACGTCTGGCACCGTGAAGGCGACCACCTCGGTGGCGAGGATCCTGTGGCCGGGATCGGCCAGTTCCAGGCGCAGCCTGTGCGGCCCCGGCGCGAGCCCGACCACGATGATCGGATCGTCGCTCGTATGGGCCCAGGTGCCAGGAGTATCGTCAACCGTCACGTGCAAGTGCCCGATACGAGGCGAGATCCCGGCCGCGGCATTGCCGAATACCGGCATGACGCGGAAGTTCTCGGTGCGAAACTGGACGATGACGACGCCGCGCGCGAGCGGCTCCGGTAACGCCGCGTAGGGGACCAGTTTCGGTGCGGGCTCGCTGCCGAGGGGAAGGATGGCAGGCGGGCGGACGGCGTCTTGTGCAGGTTGCGCGGAGACGCTCGCACAGAACGCGGCTGCAATGCCGGCGGCGGAAAGGGACTTGAGGACAGGGTGCATGGCGTTTTCCTTTTGTGCAGGGTTGCCTCTACACGCACATCCGGGTCGGATGCGACGTGCGATTTCAGGATAGGCCTTGCATCTGAGCACGCCGCCGCGGCGGGCTGTCGGGCGTTTTGTATGACAACGTAGCGGCGCAACCTGCAGATACGAACTAATACATTAAGTGCCACCGTTCGCTACAGCAGGGATACATCCGCATCGTTCAATGCTGGCTATGCAAACGTATATCCGCCGCGGTGGTCGGGTT
This Cupriavidus nantongensis DNA region includes the following protein-coding sequences:
- a CDS encoding NAD-dependent epimerase/dehydratase family protein; amino-acid sequence: MKIFVAGATGAIGLPLVRVLRALGHDVTGMTRAGKGADRLRELGARVSFADAFDPQAVRDAIREASPDVVIDQLTWLPANPADIIKSMPDDTRLHREGGGNLLAAAEALGVQRYIVQSRGFYLAALPGQLADEAAALRCDAPGEVGDSARTMAAYENAVMGAASLEGVVLRYGFFYGPGTWYRPDGAIAEQARKNEMSIIGDGNAVWSFVHIDDAIAATVASLTAEPGVYNVVDDDPIAVAQWMPAFARWVDAPEPARISVEAARKAAGEEAVYYHTRLTGASNSAAKAKLGFAPRPLLWKDA
- a CDS encoding PLP-dependent aminotransferase family protein; this encodes MTSILDLKLDRASRTSLAEQIRLGITGAIESGVLVPGARLPSWIDLAAQLGVARGTVRTAYERLSDAQLVISSRAGGTRVSDHAAAARPRAEQARSVETDLRSALYQHFLPGPAVFQMGVPASDCFPAPLFARLRSRAARDEVEAPATYPDPRGEHELRREIAAHLALSRGIECQPSQVFITAGFTGALGVTLRVIQAEGRQAWVENPGFLPSRRAMALSRLTIVPIPVDEDGIDVGYGEAHAPDAAVALVTAGQQAPLGPTLSLGRRVQLLEWASRADAWIIEDDYLGELQLRRRAAPALASQDRAGRVIHIGSFSKTLSPTLRLGFVVVPPGLVSRFEEVVACLASAPGPAVQMATAEFMRDGHYLRHLRRMKRIYAARSDALLAALDARGFQAYAAGLAVVVRLPDGADDQRIAREAYAYGLAPAPLSAWFCSASTQRSGLLLGVATAIEHQVPAACDRLQQLIRKFS
- a CDS encoding cupin domain-containing protein, whose product is MKLQRILLSLLAATGIAFSSVAAAHGAGDTVKPNFSKEIPNIPGKSLVAVEVFYPPGGASLPHTHARSSFIYAYVVSGSIASKVNDEPERVYKAGESFFENPGSRHPVSRNASKTRPAKLLAVFVVDTADQELTINDN
- a CDS encoding carboxymuconolactone decarboxylase family protein: MRLDYTKVSAGGVKAFGGVYGYVMQSGLEDVLVELVYLRVSQINGCAYCLDMHTRDLIKKGVTPAKLALVQAWQEAGPLFSEREQAALAWTESVTRVADTHVPDEDFQRAAAVFSEKELADLTMAIGLMNAYNRLAISFRRAPESALAAAA
- a CDS encoding LysR family transcriptional regulator; this encodes MQSTSPDHVPGHDAQERAGQASGDAAQRLSWDDLRIIKTLSESGSRAVAASKLGINVSTVSRRVALAEAALGVTLFDRRRAGYRLTAEGLELRALCERVELDVVSVARRVSRGLHGPLGTLRITTSDSLLLYFLTPIIADFKARNAAVAVEVLVGNGALNLARDESDIAFRATRRPSESLVGRKLATIAWAPYGCATQFGRKVPAADGLYDRAWVSYAGQLSGLKASQYVERRVASGSISYRSDSVAAVSAAIAAGLGLGFLPCMLGDIMPGLVRVGPVVPELRDELWLLTHPDIRRSRRVQAFMSFCAAAVAERKALIEGREPVGGA
- a CDS encoding Rid family hydrolase, with the translated sequence MAFLRVENAQIPRFGLPRNASLGAGSSLPGGPSPKEQIMVGNARSIEKKATYWGVPWEEAYGYAQAVLVGNDIYVSGQLSHDSSGNLVAPAALDAGGRPRDFSMMEAQMRVTYENLSAILARFGATLDNVVEETLYVLDVDAAFAAAGTVRKEAYGTERPQCASNLIGVSRLAMAPQLIEIACKAVLRPAAAA
- a CDS encoding alkene reductase — encoded protein: MTTIWDPVRVGRMTLKHRLAMSPLTRSRALADGTPGPLAAEYYAQRASLGLLITEGTQPSEDGQGFPNSPGIHTEAHVAGWRKVAEAVHAKGGHLFIQLMHAGRTSHPANTPHGRQAVAPSAIAPNVELYTPSGMLPVPVPRALTQVELLATVSDFRRAAAMAVEAGADGVEIHGANGYLIQQFLAPNANTRMDNYGGSIPNRIRFAMEVAAAVSAEIGADRTAIRLSPGSRLGGIDEGEHYGDVYRHLVGELAKLDLAYLHLAHGGDESLLKDIRAIWRGILLVNRINRPIDAVGKDIEAGLADMAPIGRWALANPDAVDRLRAGEPMNEADQGTFYGGGAEGYTDYPRLTTSNVAARVA
- a CDS encoding LysR family transcriptional regulator; this encodes MDLAALADFNLVAAQGGFGKASRYSGRPKATLSRRVMDLEDSLGVRLFERGTRSLRLTEAGRALYERTHPLVAEILEAGDLVATGLSPPRGRLRISAPVLFSHTLIGKLAAGFARAYHDVVLEINAEDRNVELVEENYDVAIRVNPRPNEMLVGRCFARDEMLVVAPASMPVPEGQDGDVFDVPAVVLASGFDSGHWNFTHEGRQITLNPRERLRMSSLIPVRDAVLAGAGVGLLPRSLLSLPCVDKAALNIWGPVPDRPIELWVLHSSRRLSSSKVNAFVDYLSNAFPERKLFAAE
- a CDS encoding DUF6130 family protein, with the translated sequence MHPVLKSLSAAGIAAAFCASVSAQPAQDAVRPPAILPLGSEPAPKLVPYAALPEPLARGVVIVQFRTENFRVMPVFGNAAAGISPRIGHLHVTVDDTPGTWAHTSDDPIIVVGLAPGPHRLRLELADPGHRILATEVVAFTVPDVKGSGSAPASASGSHRH